In the genome of Flavobacteriaceae bacterium YJPT1-3, the window ATGCTATACATTCCCGTCCTGGCCTTTGGCTCTGCGCATTGCCTCCCGGTACAATTTAGATTTGGAACAATGTTTTGTGATCCCTCATGCTACAGATTTCAATGATTACGGGAATCTTACCAAACCTCTAGAGTCGGACAGAAATATAATTTTAAGTTATGCTGGAACTCTTTATCAATCAGCATTCTCAGAGGAATTATCAAGCGCCATAGCAGAGCATAATGGGAAAATAGGAACGAGATTTTTTGAATTGCAGTTTATAATTTCTCAATACACTTCTGAAAATTTGAATTGGCTCAAAAAGAATTTCTCAGGACTGTCTATTTATAAACGTTTAGATAGACCGGATGTATTGAACAAATTAAAGGATTCAGATATCATTCTAATCGTTGAATCTAAAGATCATAAAGATTTGTTGAAAGGAAAGCTTGTTGAAGCTATTGCTTTAGGGAAGCCGATTTTTTGTATTACCTCTAAAGCATCTGTAACAGAGAAAATAGCTCTTGAATATGGTGGGTTTGTTGCGTATGCCGACGAACCAGAGACTATCCTTGAACAGCTTAATCTAATTTCAAAGTGTCTGAGTGACCCCAAATGGGTCAACGAATTTAACTTGAAAAAAGAACGGGTACGTGAGAAATTATCAAACCGAAATATTGCTAAGAAATCCTTACAAATTTTGAAATTTGCTGCTGATTTGTATCGATGGGAAAAAGGAATACTGGAAACCCGACCTGATACTCCGCTTTTACCTCGATGGCCCTAGGAAAAAAGTATCGCTTGTAAAATGATCTAAAATATGGGTAAAACACGCTCGGCTCTTTGTAAACTTATCAGATGGATACCCTCATCTTACCTTCGTATTCTATTCTACAATAAAATATTGGGCTATAAGATTGGTAAAAACGTAAAGATGGGTCGATCAATCATTAAATGTTTATCCGTCGAGATTGGTGACAATGTGACCTTATTAAATGACAACGTAATTACCTGCTCTCACTTAAAGATTGGTGCCAATACCTCTATTTTAGAGCATAACAGAATATCAGGACCGGGTAGCTTTACTATTGGTGAGAATAGCCGTATCATCTACGGCCACTATTTCGATACCAGTTCAGACATCACAATAGGAAATAATACCTGGATTGCCGGTAGGAATAGTCAATTTTGGACCCACGGATCTACCAAAACCAAAACTAAAGCTGCCGAATTAGGAATTGAGTTGGGTGATCATGTTTATGTTGGTTCCGCTACGCTCATTGGACCTGGAGTCAAAATTGGCAACTTAAATTTGATTGGCCTGGGTAGTGTATTATGCAAAAGCTTCGCGGATAGTCACAATTTTATTTTAGGAAACCCGGCAGTCATTGTCAAACAAGATGAAGACTGGAGAGAAGGATGGTAATTGACCTAACTGCAATTATGAGAAAAACACTTAAAAAATTTATTAAATCATTCGGGTATAAGCTGACAAGGCTCCCCCAGGCACCTCTATTGAATGAGAATTTTTGGTTGGCTGTTCGAGGCGATATTGAGGAATCCCAAGGTGTTTTTTTTGATGTTGGAGCTAATTACGGTCAAACTATAGATCAAATAAAAATGCATTACCCTCTAGCTGCCATTTTTTCATTTGAGCCTAGCAGTAGCTGTTTTAAGATTTTGAACGATAAGTATTCTCTAGACAAGAAAATTTCGCTTAATCCCATTGGATTAGGAGCTCGAAAAGAATTTCAGGTCTTAACCGAATATAATTGGAGTCCGTTAAATTCATTTTTAGAGCGAAATTATACAGAGGCCGAAGTCATCGCTCAATCAGAGGTTGAGGTCGAAACTATTGATCATTATTGCGCAACACATGGAATTGCTAAAATTGATGTCCTTAAGACCGATACGGAAGGTTTCGATCTCGAGGTCTTAAAAGGCGCTTCAGAAATGCTCAAGAAGGGAAAAATCAAATTTGTGCTCACCGAAGTTTTTTTCAATTTGAATTATATTGGTCAAAATTCATTTGGGGATCTTTACAATTATCTATTGGACGCTGATTTTGAGTTGGTACGATTTTATGATTTTGTGTATACTCCAGATGGAAGGGCATCTAAAACGGATGCGCTTTTCAAATACAATCCTAAAACCAAACCCTAAACATGCCCAACCCCTTCCTCATCGCAGAAATCGCTCAAGCCCATGGAGGGGAGGTCCAACGTGCGCACGACTATATTGATGCCCTGGCTAAAACTGGCGTGGATGCCGTTAAATTTCAAACCCATATTGCAGCAGCGGAGAGCAGCGTTCACGAACCTTTCCGCGTGAAATTTTCGGAGGATTACGCCACACGCTTTGAGTACTGGAAGGCCATGGAATTTACCCTGGCAGAATGGAAAGACCTGAAATCCCACTGCGATGAGGTGGGCGTTGAATTTATGTCCTCACCCTTCAGTAATGCCGCTGTGGACCTGCTGGAGGAAGTGGGTGTTCAACGCTACAAGGTGGGTTCGGGGGAGGTTAATAATTTTTTGCTGATGGAAAAGATCGCGCAAACCGGTAAACCCCTCATTCTCTCCTCCGGGATGAGCAGTCTGAGCGAATTGGACCAAACCACTACCTTCCTGCGAGAGCGCAACGTCTCGTTTTCGCTGCTACAATGCACCACCAAATACCCGACAGAGCCTGCCGACTATGGCCTAGACGTCATTCAACAACTTAAAGAACGTTATCACTGCCCTGTAGGCTATTCCGACCATTCTGCGCAGATTGCAACTGGAATTGCTGCAGTGGCTCTGGGTGCCGAAATCCTCGAGTTTCACGCGGTGTTCGATCGGGCAAATGACCCCGGGCCGGATGCCAGCTCTTCCCTGGAAATGGAGGAGATCAGTCAGTTGGTCCATGGGGTGCGACGCATTGCGCTTTCGCGAAAGCGTAATACCGACAAGTCAGACAACAGTGCTTTTCAATCGCTGAAAAGTATCTTCGAAAAATCACTGGCGGTCAATAAAGCCTTGTCCAAAGGACATGTCTTGACCTTTGAAGATCTGGAAGCCAAAAAGCCCAAAGGGTATGGAATAGACGCGGCCGACTTCCAAGAGCTGCTGGGTAAAAAATTAAAGCGACCTTTACAGCAATGGGATTTTCTCAATAAAACCGATATCGAAGATGAGTAAACGCAAGATTTGCGCGGTCGTCACTGCCAGGCCTTCCTACAGTCGCATTAAAACGGCCCTTCACGCTATTCAGGAACATCCGGATTTGGAACTGCAGCTGGTGGTGGCAGGCTCTGCTTTGCTAGATCGTTACGGCTCGGCAATCAATTTCATCGAAAAAGACGGTTTTACCATCACCGAGAAGGTGTTTATGGTACTGGAAGGGGAGAACCCTACGGCCATGGCCAAGACCACCGGCCTTGGAGTCATGGAGCTGGCCAACGTATTCTACAACTTAAAACCGGATGCGGTCATCACCATCGCCGATCGGTTTGAAACCATCGCGACCTCGATTGCAGCCGCCTATCAGAATATCCCCCTGGTTCATATTCAAGGTGGAGAAGTCACCGGAAATATTGACGAAAAAGTACGGCACGCCAATACCAAATTCGCCGATCTGCATTTGGTTGCCAGTGAAGACGCGCGAAATCGTATTCTTAAAATGGGTGAAGAACCCAATGCGGTGATTAACACCGGTTGCCCATCCATTGATCTGGCTCGATCAGTGTTGAACAAGCCCGAGCTTAACTTTGATCCTATCGAAAAATATGGGGGAGTGGGGCCCAATCTGGATTGGAGATCAGGCTATATGGTGGTCATGCAGCATCCGGAAACCAATCGCTACGATCAGGCCCGATCCGACGTGCTAACCACCCTTCGGGCCGTACACGAATACGGAAAACCGGCCTTTTGGTTTTGGCCCAATGTGGATGCAGGGGCTGATGGCACTTCCAACGGGATCCGTTCCTATCGCGAACTGCAACAACCGCAGAATATCCATTTCTTTAAGAATATGGAGCCCGAAGACTTTCTTCGTTTGCTTAAAAACGCAGCCTGCCTGGTTGGGAATTCCAGTGTGGGGATTCGTGAATGTTCGTACCTGGGTGTTCCGGTCGTGAATATCGGGAATCGACAGCATCGTCGAGTGCGTGGAAAGAACGTTCTGGATGTTGGCTACGAGCAGCAAGCCCTCAAAGAAGCCATAGCCAAGCAATGGAATAATCAGAACGATTTGCAGGAGCATCTGTATGGAGATGGAGAATCCGGTGGGCGCATTGCTGACATCTTAGCCACCCAACCATTACACTTTTTTAAAACCATTACCTACTAATGCGCATTCTGGGACTTATACCGGCGCGATCGGGAAGTAAAGGGATTCCCGGCAAGAACACCAAAATTTTAAACGGTAAACCCTTGGTCCAATACACCGTTGAGTCGGCTTTGGCAGCAACTTCTTTAACCAAAGTGATATTAAGTACTGATGATCCTCAGTATATGGACTTAGGCAAGTCGCTTGGGGTTGAGGTGCCTTTTCAGCGACCAAGAGAACTAGCCCAAGACCATACGCCTACGCTACCCGTCATTCAACACGCCCTGCAGTATTTGCACGAGCAAGGGGAACAATTTGATGCCGTTTGCCTGCTACAGCTCACTACTCCTTTTCGGCCAAAGGGTTTTATCGATCGCGCTATTAAGAAATTTGAAGCCGGCGCTTACGATGCACTAGTGTCCGTGCTTCCGGTGCCCGATTCCTACAATCCGCATTGGGTGTTTGAAGAGCGTAATGGCGAATTGGAACTGGCTACCGGAGATTCAGAAATCATTCCGCGCAGACAAGATCTGCCCCCTGCTTATCATCGAGATGGATCCCTCTATTTGACCCGAACGGAAGTCTTGCTGGAACAAAATAGCCTTTATGGACAACGATTAGGATTTCTCGAAAGTGATCCCGAATGGTATGTCAATATTGATACTCCGGCAGATTGGGAAAAAGCGGAGCGAATGGCTCAAAAAATCGAAGATTAAATGTGTGGTATTGCCGGTATAGTAGGTTCAGGTGATCATACAGCAATGCCGGGGATGTTGAAATCCATCGCTCATAGAGGCCCTGATTTTAGCGCCATCTATGAGGACCAAGGATTTTGTACACTCGGTCATAATCGATTATCTATCATCGATCTCAGTGCTGCAGCGAACCAGCCTTTTTCAGATCCGAATGGGCGCTATACCCTGGTCTTTAATGGGGAGATTTACAATTATATCGAGCTCAGAAATCAACTCCAATCGCAATACGAATTCAGAACCCAATCCGATACCGAAGTGCTTTTAGCTGCCTATATGGTTCACGGTAAAGACCTTTTGACTAAACTACGAGGCATGTTTGCCTTTGCGATTTGGGACGCTCAGGAAAAGAGTTTATTTGCAGCAAGAGATCCTTTTGGGGTCAAGCCTTTTTATTTTTCCAGAACGAATACCGATTTTGTTTTTGCTAGTGAGATCAAGGGGTTGTTCGCTGCTGGAGTGCCCAAGAAATTAAATACTTCTGTTTGGGCTAATTTCTATGCTTCAGGCAGCTATGGGGCGCCTCAGGAGACTTTTTACGAGTCCATTTTTCAGTTGCCCGGAGGCCACTATCTGGAATTACGAGGAGGAAAACTCCATCAGTCCCAGTGGTATGATTTTGTTAATCGCGTAAATCAAATCCAGCCGGTAGCCAGTTTTCAAGAAGCTTCCGTACATTATGAAGAGCTCCTCAAAGAAAGCGTCGCGCTACGATTTAGAGCTGATGTTCCCGTGGGCTTTAATCTGAGTGGCGGGGTCGATAGCTCTGCACTGCTCGCCTACGTCAATGACCGTCCGGACGCTCAGGCCATTGAGGCCTTTACTTTCTATACGGGAGACGAGCGCTACGACGAACTGTATTGGGTGGAGCAAATGATCGAGCGAACCGGAAATCCATTGAACAAAGTGCTGCTAAGCCCTGAAGATGCTGAGAAAAGCGCTCAATCCATGGCTGATCAACAAGATGAGCCCTTCGGCGGCATACCTACTTTAGCTTATGCGAAAATTTTTCAGGCAGCGTCCCGCAAGGGGATCAAGGTCTTGCTGGACGGTCAGGGTATGGATGAGCAATGGGCCGGATACGACTATTATTTTAAGCAAGGCGGGCAGCTCATTCAGGGAGTTACTCAGTCCGGAAGTCCGTTTAAAAAGGAAGTGCTTTCCGCTGCTATGCAAAAACTAATTGCTCCGTTAGACCCTCCTCAACCCTTTGACAACCGTTTACAGAATCTCCAGTATCGGGATTTGTTTTATACCAAGATTCCAAGAGCATTGCGCTTCAATGACCGCGTGTCCATGGCCTCTAGTACGGAGCTTCGAGAACCCTTTTTAGATCATCAATTGGTGGAATATGCCTTTGCCCAACCCGAAGCTTACAAACGCAAGGGGGTCATCAATAAATTTCTTTTGCGATTATTAATTGAGCAAAAGGTAGGTTCAACCATCAGTTATGCGCCTAAAAGACCGCTGCAGACTCCCCAACGAGAATGGCTGGCCGGTCCTTTAAAACCCTGGGTAGCAAGCAAAATAAAGGGCCTCAAACACAGCCCCGTAGAAGAATGGTTTGACCATGAGAAATTGCAAAAATACTGGAAGGAATATCAGGAAGGAGATCAACAGTTCAGCTTTCACATCTGGCAATGGTTGAATACCGCGCTTCTGCTTGAGCAAGATTAAGGGTTTCTCTATATTGCGCATGGAGATTAAGCATGAAGACAACATCCCCTAAGACAAAAACACTTGGCCTGGTCATCACCGATGGCGTAGGCTATCGCAATTTTGTGCTGAGTCGGTTTCCCGAACAAGTGCCTCATTCTTTTGATAAAATCGTGGTCTTTTCAGGTCTTCCAGCGTCCGTATATAAAGGTCTAAATCCTACTCATTTCCAGATTGTTGAATTACCGGTCTATAGAGAGCGTAAGCACAACTGGTTCTTGCGCAAACTGAAAGAGATCGCACATTTAAAAAAACACCGCAAACATGCCGGAATTCGGGACGGACTCCGTTTTAACTACAGAAGCGGTTGGCGCCCCAATGATGTGCTGGTCAAAACGGTCTATGCCATCACTTCCCTGTTTCATTCAGAAGCTGCCATTTTATTCTATGAGAGCTTGCAAAATCGGGCCTTTTCGCGACAGCAAACGGTAAAAACCTATGGACGTCTTCTGGATCAACATCCGGTGGATTTACTGTTCTTTACCCATCAACGACCCCCTTTCATTGCAGCTGTTGCCGCTCAGGCTAAGCAGCGCAAGATCAAGACGGCCAGTTTTATATTTTCCTGGGACAATCTCTCCAGCAAAGGCCGCATGGCGACTACCTTCGATCAATACCTGGTTTGGAGTGACCTGATGAAAGAGGAACTCCTGGAGTTTTATCCGAGAACGAGTCCCGAGGCTGTGTTTGTGGTGGGAACTCCGCAATTTGAGCCTTATGTCATGGAGCGATATACGCTTTCGCGAAATCGAGCTGGTGAGATTCATTCCCAACGGGAAAGCGGAGCGTTAAAGGAGTTTCTCGAGCGATTCTCCCTAGATGGTAACAATAAAATCATCTGCTACAGCTGTGCTGACGCCAGCATTGGCGGCAACGATGTTCATGTCATCAGCAAACTGATGGAAGGGGTGAGACGGGGGCATCTGGGAGCGGTTGAAGTCCTCGTCCGTACCTCTCCTGCAGAAGGGGAAGAGCGTTTTGCAAAATTGAAGCAGGAGTTCCCGGAACTAAAATGGAACCATCCCTACTGGGAGTTGAGTCGGGAAGGGCATCCCGAACCCTGGTCACAGCGTATTCCTACGGAAGAGGACCTGACCAATCTAAGAGCGGTATTGACCTATTCCGATATCAATGTGAATATGCTGTCGACCATGAGCCTCGATTTTATGATCTTTGAAAAACCGGTCGTGAATACGGCTTTCGGGAATGAAGAAAACGGTCTCTACAACGATCAGCGCTTTTTGGAATATGCGCATTATAAACGCGTTTTGGAGTATCAGGCGGTTCGTCTGGCCAAGAATGAACAGGAGTTGATCACCCATTTAAAAACGTATTTAAAAGATCCGAAGACTGATCATGAACAACGCGAAGCCTTATTGAAAAGGCAACTGGGGCAACCCCTGGAGCAGATCAGTAAGAAAATAGTAGAAAGCTTAGCACAAATAGTGAAACGTACATGAGCAGAATAAACGTCTTAGCGATCTTTGGAACCCGCCCGGAAGCCATCAAAATGGCTCCGGTGGTGTTGGCCTTGCTGGCTGATGATCGCTTCGAGGTAAAGGTTTGTGTGACTGCTCAGCATCGGGAAATGCTGGATCAGGTCTTGGACTTTTTTCAGATTACACCCGATTACGATCTGGCCATCATGGAACCCGGCCAGCAATTGGAGGAGCTGACGGCCAGGATGCTTTTGGCCCTCAAGCCTGTTCTGAAACGGGAAAAAACGGATTGGGTATTGGTGCATGGAGATACCACCACTTGTTTCGTCGCTGCCCTGGCAGCCTTTTATCAGCAGATCAAAGTGGCCCATGTGGAAGCCGGATTGCGTACTCACGATCTCTATTCGCCTTTTCCGGAAGAGGCCAACCGCCAGTTGGTGAGTTTATTAGCAGCCCTGCATTTAGCCCCAACTCAGCAAGCCGCGGAAAATCTGTACCGGGAAGGTAAGCCACAGGGTCGAGTGGTAGTCACCGGAAATACGGTGGTAGATGCCCTTTTCCTGGGCCTCGACCGAATTGAGGAAGACTTTGTTGAACTCGAGTCCTTTAAAGATTTTCTGGACCCTGACAAAAAATTGATCCTAGTCACCGGACACCGCAGAGAGAATTTTGGGAAGCCCCAACAAGAAGTGCTGGAGAGCTTGAAAGTGCTGGCCGACCGACCGGATACCCAATTGATCTTTCCCGTACATTTAAATCCAATGGTGCAGCATCCTGTAGAGGAGCTCCTGGGTAATCATAAGCACATCCTCTTGTGCGATCCCGTGCCCTATGAGGTTTTTCTTTGGTTGATGAAACGGAGTCATTTGATCATTACTGACAGCGGGGGTATTCAGGAAGAGGCACCTTCCTTAAAGAAGCCGGTCTTGGTGACGCGGTCGGTTACTGAGCGTAAAGAAGCCTTAGAATCCGGAGCTGTGCAATTGGTAGGAACGGATCAACAAGCCATTGTTCAGTCCGCTAAACGCCTTCTGGAAGATCCTATCTACTATGCAAAGATTACGGAGCATCCCAATCCTTACGGAGATGGACAGGCTGCCAAACGCATACTAAACGCCTTGCTTGATTTTGAATAAGTCCAAAATCCATA includes:
- a CDS encoding acylneuraminate cytidylyltransferase family protein, producing the protein MRILGLIPARSGSKGIPGKNTKILNGKPLVQYTVESALAATSLTKVILSTDDPQYMDLGKSLGVEVPFQRPRELAQDHTPTLPVIQHALQYLHEQGEQFDAVCLLQLTTPFRPKGFIDRAIKKFEAGAYDALVSVLPVPDSYNPHWVFEERNGELELATGDSEIIPRRQDLPPAYHRDGSLYLTRTEVLLEQNSLYGQRLGFLESDPEWYVNIDTPADWEKAERMAQKIED
- the neuC gene encoding UDP-N-acetylglucosamine 2-epimerase, whose protein sequence is MSKRKICAVVTARPSYSRIKTALHAIQEHPDLELQLVVAGSALLDRYGSAINFIEKDGFTITEKVFMVLEGENPTAMAKTTGLGVMELANVFYNLKPDAVITIADRFETIATSIAAAYQNIPLVHIQGGEVTGNIDEKVRHANTKFADLHLVASEDARNRILKMGEEPNAVINTGCPSIDLARSVLNKPELNFDPIEKYGGVGPNLDWRSGYMVVMQHPETNRYDQARSDVLTTLRAVHEYGKPAFWFWPNVDAGADGTSNGIRSYRELQQPQNIHFFKNMEPEDFLRLLKNAACLVGNSSVGIRECSYLGVPVVNIGNRQHRRVRGKNVLDVGYEQQALKEAIAKQWNNQNDLQEHLYGDGESGGRIADILATQPLHFFKTITY
- a CDS encoding FkbM family methyltransferase; this encodes MHYPLAAIFSFEPSSSCFKILNDKYSLDKKISLNPIGLGARKEFQVLTEYNWSPLNSFLERNYTEAEVIAQSEVEVETIDHYCATHGIAKIDVLKTDTEGFDLEVLKGASEMLKKGKIKFVLTEVFFNLNYIGQNSFGDLYNYLLDADFELVRFYDFVYTPDGRASKTDALFKYNPKTKP
- the wecB gene encoding UDP-N-acetylglucosamine 2-epimerase (non-hydrolyzing), producing MNVLAIFGTRPEAIKMAPVVLALLADDRFEVKVCVTAQHREMLDQVLDFFQITPDYDLAIMEPGQQLEELTARMLLALKPVLKREKTDWVLVHGDTTTCFVAALAAFYQQIKVAHVEAGLRTHDLYSPFPEEANRQLVSLLAALHLAPTQQAAENLYREGKPQGRVVVTGNTVVDALFLGLDRIEEDFVELESFKDFLDPDKKLILVTGHRRENFGKPQQEVLESLKVLADRPDTQLIFPVHLNPMVQHPVEELLGNHKHILLCDPVPYEVFLWLMKRSHLIITDSGGIQEEAPSLKKPVLVTRSVTERKEALESGAVQLVGTDQQAIVQSAKRLLEDPIYYAKITEHPNPYGDGQAAKRILNALLDFE
- the asnB gene encoding asparagine synthase (glutamine-hydrolyzing) — translated: MCGIAGIVGSGDHTAMPGMLKSIAHRGPDFSAIYEDQGFCTLGHNRLSIIDLSAAANQPFSDPNGRYTLVFNGEIYNYIELRNQLQSQYEFRTQSDTEVLLAAYMVHGKDLLTKLRGMFAFAIWDAQEKSLFAARDPFGVKPFYFSRTNTDFVFASEIKGLFAAGVPKKLNTSVWANFYASGSYGAPQETFYESIFQLPGGHYLELRGGKLHQSQWYDFVNRVNQIQPVASFQEASVHYEELLKESVALRFRADVPVGFNLSGGVDSSALLAYVNDRPDAQAIEAFTFYTGDERYDELYWVEQMIERTGNPLNKVLLSPEDAEKSAQSMADQQDEPFGGIPTLAYAKIFQAASRKGIKVLLDGQGMDEQWAGYDYYFKQGGQLIQGVTQSGSPFKKEVLSAAMQKLIAPLDPPQPFDNRLQNLQYRDLFYTKIPRALRFNDRVSMASSTELREPFLDHQLVEYAFAQPEAYKRKGVINKFLLRLLIEQKVGSTISYAPKRPLQTPQREWLAGPLKPWVASKIKGLKHSPVEEWFDHEKLQKYWKEYQEGDQQFSFHIWQWLNTALLLEQD
- a CDS encoding N-acetylneuraminate synthase family protein — its product is MPNPFLIAEIAQAHGGEVQRAHDYIDALAKTGVDAVKFQTHIAAAESSVHEPFRVKFSEDYATRFEYWKAMEFTLAEWKDLKSHCDEVGVEFMSSPFSNAAVDLLEEVGVQRYKVGSGEVNNFLLMEKIAQTGKPLILSSGMSSLSELDQTTTFLRERNVSFSLLQCTTKYPTEPADYGLDVIQQLKERYHCPVGYSDHSAQIATGIAAVALGAEILEFHAVFDRANDPGPDASSSLEMEEISQLVHGVRRIALSRKRNTDKSDNSAFQSLKSIFEKSLAVNKALSKGHVLTFEDLEAKKPKGYGIDAADFQELLGKKLKRPLQQWDFLNKTDIEDE